Proteins encoded together in one Lepisosteus oculatus isolate fLepOcu1 chromosome 2, fLepOcu1.hap2, whole genome shotgun sequence window:
- the rnf8 gene encoding E3 ubiquitin-protein ligase rnf8 isoform X2, whose amino-acid sequence MAEEAESGAVSGEEDDAAKDEIWCLRRVGKRAEWLRLPEKEEVTLGRSFDVTYQTLSRSCPLMISRNHCKFKQNEEGHWTVTDNKSLNGVWVNGLRITPERTHTLHVGDTIQLGVPLGGKEVEFEYVLVRDCLKSVKPFLLKEPVEEEAAGSRLKRTKRKYSGGELDPGNTSDAKAKLSRWSHAEPQPQGSSCAAVQQPPVQNIQTAEPAGPSRTPPSSPAAAGGSEKPQKNTHCSSELACFQRYIRKMRVLKKKVQETERRAASLQAQPAPPSEELEQLQGRLEVLKEQLHSEQQQQLRRVEQLEKTFCEEERRLEDEKKQQEEESLNKKLDDALQKHRQVIEELRRSRKDFEEIIQAKDKELEETKEAKEKARAQKEEVLTQMAEVLENELQCIICSEYFIEAVTLNCAHSFCLHCIMDWRRRKDECPICRQGVVSLTRSLVLDNCIDRMVENLSSEMKERRKSLVCQRKGESPASASGAHK is encoded by the exons GTGACACTTGGGCGAAGCTTTGATGTCACTTATCAAACCCTGTCAAGGAGCTGTCCTTTAATGATTTCCAGAAACCACTGCAAAttcaaacaaaatgaagagGGACATTGGACAGTGACAGATAATAAG AGCTTGAATGGCGTGTGGGTGAATGGTCTGCGTATCACTCCCGAGAGGACGCACACGCTGCACGTGGGGGACACCATTCAGCTGGGAGTGCCCCTGGGTGGTAAGGAAGTGGAGTTCGAGTACGTTCTGGTGCGGGACTGCTTGAAGAGCGTCAAGCCTTTCTTGTTAAAGGAGCCGGTCGAGGAGGAAGCAGCGGGCTCCAGACTGAAAAGGACCAAGAGGAAATACAGCGGGGGGGAACTGGACCCCGGGAATACCTCCGACGCCAAAGCCAAACTGTCTCGCTGGTCCCATGCGGAGCCACAACCCCAGGGCAGCTCATGTGCTGCAGTTCAGCAGCCGCCGGTACAGAACATCCAGACCGCGGAGCCGGCTGGACCCAGTAGGACCCCCCCGAGCTCCCCCGCGGCCGCCGGCGGGTCAGAGAAGCCGCAGAAGAACACCCACTGCAGCTCGGAGCTGGCCTGCTTCCAGAGGTACATCAGGAAGATGCGGGTGCTGAAGAAAAAGGTCCAGGAGACGGAGCGGCGCGCCGCGAGCCTGCAGGCCCAGCCGGCGCCCCCTAGCGAGGAGCTGGAGCAGCTGCAGGGCCGCCTGGAGGTGCTGAAGGAGCAGCTGCATagcgagcagcagcagcagctgcgcCGGGTGGAGCAGCTGGAGAAGACCTTCTGCGAGGAGGAGAGGCGGCTGGAA gatgaaaagaaacaacaagaaGAAGAGAGCTTGAACAAGAAATTGGACGATGCTTTGCAAAAG CATCGACAGGTGATAGAAGAACTGAGACGTTCCCGCAAAGACTTTGAAGAAATCATCCAAGCTAAAGACAAGGAATTGGAAGAGACCAAG GAAGCAAAGGAGAAGGCAAGAGCCCAGAAGGAAGAAGTATTGACGCAGATGGCTGAAGTGCTGGAGAACGAACTGCAGTGTATCATTTGCTCAGAGTATTTTATTGAG GCTGTCACACTGAACTGCGCCCACAGCTTCTGCCTGCACTGCATCATGGATTGGAGGAGGCGCAAGGATGAGTGTCCCATCTGCAGGCAAGGGGTCGTCTCTTTGACGCGCTCACTGGTCCTGGACAACTGCATCGATAGGATGGTTGAGAACCTGAGctctgagatgaaggagaggcGCAAGAGCCTTGTATGTCAGCGTAAAGGTGAGAG CCCAGCGAGTGCCAGTGGTGCTCATAAGTGA
- the rnf8 gene encoding E3 ubiquitin-protein ligase rnf8 isoform X1, producing the protein MAEEAESGAVSGEEDDAAKDEIWCLRRVGKRAEWLRLPEKEEVTLGRSFDVTYQTLSRSCPLMISRNHCKFKQNEEGHWTVTDNKSLNGVWVNGLRITPERTHTLHVGDTIQLGVPLGGKEVEFEYVLVRDCLKSVKPFLLKEPVEEEAAGSRLKRTKRKYSGGELDPGNTSDAKAKLSRWSHAEPQPQGSSCAAVQQPPVQNIQTAEPAGPSRTPPSSPAAAGGSEKPQKNTHCSSELACFQRYIRKMRVLKKKVQETERRAASLQAQPAPPSEELEQLQGRLEVLKEQLHSEQQQQLRRVEQLEKTFCEEERRLEDEKKQQEEESLNKKLDDALQKHRQVIEELRRSRKDFEEIIQAKDKELEETKEAKEKARAQKEEVLTQMAEVLENELQCIICSEYFIEAVTLNCAHSFCLHCIMDWRRRKDECPICRQGVVSLTRSLVLDNCIDRMVENLSSEMKERRKSLVCQRKAQRVPVVLISDGDSSEVSVDRSISPLMSLDETSRSVSTYSLSTSTFVTTQTAERSEIKTAQSY; encoded by the exons GTGACACTTGGGCGAAGCTTTGATGTCACTTATCAAACCCTGTCAAGGAGCTGTCCTTTAATGATTTCCAGAAACCACTGCAAAttcaaacaaaatgaagagGGACATTGGACAGTGACAGATAATAAG AGCTTGAATGGCGTGTGGGTGAATGGTCTGCGTATCACTCCCGAGAGGACGCACACGCTGCACGTGGGGGACACCATTCAGCTGGGAGTGCCCCTGGGTGGTAAGGAAGTGGAGTTCGAGTACGTTCTGGTGCGGGACTGCTTGAAGAGCGTCAAGCCTTTCTTGTTAAAGGAGCCGGTCGAGGAGGAAGCAGCGGGCTCCAGACTGAAAAGGACCAAGAGGAAATACAGCGGGGGGGAACTGGACCCCGGGAATACCTCCGACGCCAAAGCCAAACTGTCTCGCTGGTCCCATGCGGAGCCACAACCCCAGGGCAGCTCATGTGCTGCAGTTCAGCAGCCGCCGGTACAGAACATCCAGACCGCGGAGCCGGCTGGACCCAGTAGGACCCCCCCGAGCTCCCCCGCGGCCGCCGGCGGGTCAGAGAAGCCGCAGAAGAACACCCACTGCAGCTCGGAGCTGGCCTGCTTCCAGAGGTACATCAGGAAGATGCGGGTGCTGAAGAAAAAGGTCCAGGAGACGGAGCGGCGCGCCGCGAGCCTGCAGGCCCAGCCGGCGCCCCCTAGCGAGGAGCTGGAGCAGCTGCAGGGCCGCCTGGAGGTGCTGAAGGAGCAGCTGCATagcgagcagcagcagcagctgcgcCGGGTGGAGCAGCTGGAGAAGACCTTCTGCGAGGAGGAGAGGCGGCTGGAA gatgaaaagaaacaacaagaaGAAGAGAGCTTGAACAAGAAATTGGACGATGCTTTGCAAAAG CATCGACAGGTGATAGAAGAACTGAGACGTTCCCGCAAAGACTTTGAAGAAATCATCCAAGCTAAAGACAAGGAATTGGAAGAGACCAAG GAAGCAAAGGAGAAGGCAAGAGCCCAGAAGGAAGAAGTATTGACGCAGATGGCTGAAGTGCTGGAGAACGAACTGCAGTGTATCATTTGCTCAGAGTATTTTATTGAG GCTGTCACACTGAACTGCGCCCACAGCTTCTGCCTGCACTGCATCATGGATTGGAGGAGGCGCAAGGATGAGTGTCCCATCTGCAGGCAAGGGGTCGTCTCTTTGACGCGCTCACTGGTCCTGGACAACTGCATCGATAGGATGGTTGAGAACCTGAGctctgagatgaaggagaggcGCAAGAGCCTTGTATGTCAGCGTAAAG CCCAGCGAGTGCCAGTGGTGCTCATAAGTGACGGCGACAGCAGTGAAGTCTCAGTGGACAGAAGCATTTCACCCCTCATGTCTCTGGATGAGACCAGCAGAAGTGTCAGCACTTACAGCTTGAGTACCAGCACATTTGTCACAACCCAGACAGCCGAAAGGTCTGAGATTAAGACAGCCCAGTCTTACTAG